The Malaclemys terrapin pileata isolate rMalTer1 chromosome 24, rMalTer1.hap1, whole genome shotgun sequence genome contains a region encoding:
- the KANK3 gene encoding KN motif and ankyrin repeat domain-containing protein 3 isoform X2 produces MAQPIHLNQNLPDLGGPFLYRDQDDGEKSSYSVETPYGFLLDLDFLKYVDDIESGQTLKKVPKHRKAKGPKQQPSSLRSPSGHASGWTSTESLASTASEDGRNVLLLSPRIRTQSGSSEMRETLSKQASNPVSPTPVINLLPPPAPKSLMRNPRVEKTLQETSRRLELEQLHLLSSGDAQMTGPPSSPSKTWISVSSTASFHQTRSSSAVPLNGNGDSQATPGPSLTGSMRMSPLNSGRSTPATNISPAHLQHVREQMAAALKQLKELEEQVKTIPVLEMKICKLKREKEKLMAGLQEQPLPETSEASVFSFPPRSLGAEVARASQEAPAELERELESVKARASKITELRRLTEKLSASDRNVRASKAAARPAKAVEKACKSVGVGEGVNMNEAVFYYRSQKPCHEIAVGQETETKDAAVWVVESLLGLPTEAEKEMELLQHTIGHQREVIAMMEGHLKDATKELEELRVEVCSRRPRTLIDKEIMAKPQMVEAHAEAAVPMQSQGVGSHLEMIDKGVDCSPEMLCIGVNCNLESREVAVGPDSPALYEEKDTQADIEAGIDAAMEETDQGVAGDKSKQTPNGAGEGGNQVDVAESGVASGTKTAMPQGGTGTVEVEQGSRLIPQDSRNGVHECASATPERPLEKDSNAPLSPGAGALKSIMKKRDGFPKSEAEGGRKSLQFVGVLNGEYESTSSEEEEEDSEDSSSEKISPTSSDSDAEDDANTWDEEIGANVGETASSVEGPEPGTEQRKRNGEQGTECAPALDPTEVKEKFELSPRMREACMIVKHHLSHPSAVKSKEVLASSSILLQEWFRVSSQKSSVPELVASHLLAFAEVSPGMLAHVVNLSDGNGNTALHYSVSHSNFQIVQLLLDTGVCNVDHQNKAGYTALMLAALASVEHEDDMNVVRRLFSMGNVNAKASQAGQTALMLAVSHGRQEMVEAVLACGADVNLQDEEGSTALMCACEHGRLETVRLLLAQPACDISIVDNDGNNAVAIALEAGHSNIAVLMYAHLNNSKAQSPGTPPIALKSASNLMKKH; encoded by the exons ATGGCACAGCCCATACACCTGAACCAGAATCTCCCAG ATTTAGGTGGCCCCTTCTTGTACAGAGATCAGGACGATGGGGAGAAGAGCTCCTACTCTGTGGAAACCCCCTATGGCTTCCTGCTAGACCTCGATTTTCTGAAATATGTCGATGACATTGAGAGTGGCCAAACTCTCAAGAAGGTGCCGAAGCACCGGAAAGCGAAAGGGCCCAAGCAGCAGCCCAGTTCCCTGAGAAGCCCCAGCGGCCACGCCAGTGGATGGACCTCCACCGAGTCTCTGGCATCCACGGCCAGCGAGGATGGAAGGAACGTGCTCCTGTTATCTCCACGCATCAGAACGCAGTCTGGGTCCTCAGAAATGAGAGAGACCCTGAGCAAACAGGCTTCCAACCCTGTGTCTCCAACTCCAGTTATAAATCtcctcccacctcctgcccccaaatccCTCATGCGAAATCCCCGGGTGGAGAAAACCCTGCAAGAGACAAGTAGGAGGCTGGAGCTAGAACAGCTCCATTTGCTGAGTAGTGGAGATGCCCAGATGACTGGGCCACCCAGCAGTCCCTCCAAAACATGGATCTCCGTCTCCAGTACCGCTTCTTTTCACCAGACCCGCTCCTCCTCTGCTGTCCCTTTGAATGGAAATGGGGACAGCCAAGCCACACCTGGCCCGTCTCTGACGGGCTCTATGAGAATGAGCCCTTTGAATTCCGGAAGGAGCACCCCGGCCACCAACATTAGCCCAGCGCATCTGCAGCATGTGCGGGAGCAGATGGCTGCTGCCCTCAAGCAACTCAAAGAGCTGGAGGAACAAGTTAAGACGATCCCAGTCCTAGAAATGAAAATCTGCAAACTGAAGCGGGAGAAGGAGAAGCTGATGGCGGGTTTGCAGGAGCAACCCCTGCCCGAAACGAGCGAGGCTTCTGTTTTCAGCTTTCCACCCAGGTCTCTCGGCGCAGAGGTTGCCAGGGCAAGCCAGGAGGCTCCCGCGGAACTGGAAAGGGAACTGGAGTCGGTGAAGGCTCGAGCAAGTAAAATCACAGAGTTAAGGAGACTCACTGAGAAACTGTCTGCTTCGGACAGGAACGTGCGAGCCAGCAAGGCGGCTGCCCGCCCCGCAAAGGCCGTGGAGAAAGCGTGTAAGTCTGTAGGTGTGGGCGAGGGGGTGAACATGAATGAGGCCGTGTTCTACTACCGATCTCAGAAGCCATGCCATGAGATTGCTGTTGGCCAAGAGACTGAGACCAAGGACGCTGCAGTGTGGGTTGTGGAGTCCTTGTTAGGGCTTCCAACGGAAGCAGAGAAGGAAATGGAGCTGCTGCAGCACACGATTGGCCACCAGAGAGAAGTCATCGCCATGATGGAAGGCCACTTGAAGGACGCGACTAAGGAGCTTGAGGAGTTAAGAGTAGAGGTTTGTTCCAGAAGGCCAAGAACTTTGATAGATAAGGAAATAATGGCCAAGCCTCAGATGGTAGAAGCACACGCAGAGGCTGCGGTACCAATGCAGAGCCAGGGGGTGGGCAGCCACTTGGAAATGATCGATAAGGGTGTGGATTGCTCGCCAGAGATGTTGTGCATTGGAGTCAACTGCAATTTGGAAAGTAGAGAAGTTGCTGTAGGTCCAGATTCACCAGCCCTGTATGAAGAGAAGGACACCCAAGCTGATATAGAGGCAGGAATCGATGCAGCAATGGAAGAAACAGATCAAGGTGTGGCTGGTGATAAGTCTAAACAAACCCCCAATGGAGCCGGAGAAGGTGGAAACCAGGTGGACGTTGCTGAGTCTGGCGTCGCCAGTGGCACTAAGACAGCCATGCCTCAGGGAGGGACAGGGACGGTGGAAGTGGAGCAAGGGTCACGTTTAATTCCCCAGGACTCCAGGAACGGGGTGCACGAGTGTGCGAGTGCAACGCCGGAAAGGCCTCTGGAGAAGGACAGTAACGCTCCTCTGAGTCCTGGGGCTG GTGCACTGAAGTCGATCATGAAGAAGCGAGACGGGTTTCCGAAGAGCGAGGCCGAGGGCGGGAGGAAGAGCCTGCAGTTCGTGGGCGTGCTGAATGGGGA GTACGAGAGCACgtccagtgaggaggaggaggaggacagtgaaGACAGCTCCTCTGAGAAGATTTCACCCACCAGCTCTGACAGCGACGCGGAGGATGATGCAAACACCTGGGACGAGGAGATCGGTGCGAACGTGGGTGAGACTGCGAGCAGCGTGGAGGGTCCTGAGCCGGGCACAGAGCAGAGGAAGAGAAACGGGGAGCAGGGGACAGAGTGTGCACCAGCATTGGACCCCACTGAGGTGAAGGAGAA GTTTGAACTGAGCCCAAGGATGAGAGAGGCCTGCATGATTGTGAAGCACCACCTCAGCCATCCCAGTGCCGTGAAGAGCAAAGAGGTG ctggccagcagcagcatcCTTCTCCAGGAGTGGTTCCGAGTGTCCAGCCAGAAGTCCTCTGTCCCAGAGCTGGTCGCCAGCCACCTTCTGGCCTTCGCGGAGGTCTCTCCGGGGATGCTGGCCCACGTGGTCAATCTCTCGGATGGGAACGGTAACACAGCTCTCCACTACAGCGTCTCACACTCCAACTTCCAGATCGTGCAGCTGCTCCTGGACACAG GGGTTTGCAACGTTGACCATCAGAATAAAGCCGGCTACACAGCCCTCATGCTGGCAGCTCTGGCGTCGGTGGAGCACGAAGATGACATGAACGTTGTCAGGAGACTTTTCAGCATGGGAAACGTCAATGCCAAGGCGAGCCAG GCTGGCCAGACGGCGCTGATGCTGGCGGTcagccatggcaggcaggagaTGGTTGAAGCCGTGCTGGCCTGTGGGGCCGATGTCAACCTGCAGGATGAGGAGGGCTCCACAGCCCTGATGTGCGCCTGCGAGCACGGGCGACTGGAGACCGTGAGGCTGCTCCTGGCCCAGCCAGCTTGTGACATCTCCATTGTGGATAAC GATGGGAACAATGCCGTGGCCATCGCCCTGGAGGCCGGTCACAGCAACATTGCAGTATTGATGTACGCCCACCTCAACAACTCCAAGGCACAGTCACCC gggACCCCACCGATAGCCTTGAAGAGCGCTAGCAACCTAATGAAGAAACATTAG
- the KANK3 gene encoding KN motif and ankyrin repeat domain-containing protein 3 isoform X1, with translation MAQPIHLNQNLPDLGGPFLYRDQDDGEKSSYSVETPYGFLLDLDFLKYVDDIESGQTLKKVPKHRKAKGPKQQPSSLRSPSGHASGWTSTESLASTASEDGRNVLLLSPRIRTQSGSSEMRETLSKQASNPVSPTPVINLLPPPAPKSLMRNPRVEKTLQETSRRLELEQLHLLSSGDAQMTGPPSSPSKTWISVSSTASFHQTRSSSAVPLNGNGDSQATPGPSLTGSMRMSPLNSGRSTPATNISPAHLQHVREQMAAALKQLKELEEQVKTIPVLEMKICKLKREKEKLMAGLQEQPLPETSEASVFSFPPRSLGAEVARASQEAPAELERELESVKARASKITELRRLTEKLSASDRNVRASKAAARPAKAVEKACKSVGVGEGVNMNEAVFYYRSQKPCHEIAVGQETETKDAAVWVVESLLGLPTEAEKEMELLQHTIGHQREVIAMMEGHLKDATKELEELRVEVCSRRPRTLIDKEIMAKPQMVEAHAEAAVPMQSQGVGSHLEMIDKGVDCSPEMLCIGVNCNLESREVAVGPDSPALYEEKDTQADIEAGIDAAMEETDQGVAGDKSKQTPNGAGEGGNQVDVAESGVASGTKTAMPQGGTGTVEVEQGSRLIPQDSRNGVHECASATPERPLEKDSNAPLSPGAGALKSIMKKRDGFPKSEAEGGRKSLQFVGVLNGEYESTSSEEEEEDSEDSSSEKISPTSSDSDAEDDANTWDEEIGANVGETASSVEGPEPGTEQRKRNGEQGTECAPALDPTEVKEKFELSPRMREACMIVKHHLSHPSAVKSKEVLASSSILLQEWFRVSSQKSSVPELVASHLLAFAEVSPGMLAHVVNLSDGNGNTALHYSVSHSNFQIVQLLLDTGVCNVDHQNKAGYTALMLAALASVEHEDDMNVVRRLFSMGNVNAKASQAGQTALMLAVSHGRQEMVEAVLACGADVNLQDEEGSTALMCACEHGRLETVRLLLAQPACDISIVDNDGNNAVAIALEAGHSNIAVLMYAHLNNSKAQSPQGTPPIALKSASNLMKKH, from the exons ATGGCACAGCCCATACACCTGAACCAGAATCTCCCAG ATTTAGGTGGCCCCTTCTTGTACAGAGATCAGGACGATGGGGAGAAGAGCTCCTACTCTGTGGAAACCCCCTATGGCTTCCTGCTAGACCTCGATTTTCTGAAATATGTCGATGACATTGAGAGTGGCCAAACTCTCAAGAAGGTGCCGAAGCACCGGAAAGCGAAAGGGCCCAAGCAGCAGCCCAGTTCCCTGAGAAGCCCCAGCGGCCACGCCAGTGGATGGACCTCCACCGAGTCTCTGGCATCCACGGCCAGCGAGGATGGAAGGAACGTGCTCCTGTTATCTCCACGCATCAGAACGCAGTCTGGGTCCTCAGAAATGAGAGAGACCCTGAGCAAACAGGCTTCCAACCCTGTGTCTCCAACTCCAGTTATAAATCtcctcccacctcctgcccccaaatccCTCATGCGAAATCCCCGGGTGGAGAAAACCCTGCAAGAGACAAGTAGGAGGCTGGAGCTAGAACAGCTCCATTTGCTGAGTAGTGGAGATGCCCAGATGACTGGGCCACCCAGCAGTCCCTCCAAAACATGGATCTCCGTCTCCAGTACCGCTTCTTTTCACCAGACCCGCTCCTCCTCTGCTGTCCCTTTGAATGGAAATGGGGACAGCCAAGCCACACCTGGCCCGTCTCTGACGGGCTCTATGAGAATGAGCCCTTTGAATTCCGGAAGGAGCACCCCGGCCACCAACATTAGCCCAGCGCATCTGCAGCATGTGCGGGAGCAGATGGCTGCTGCCCTCAAGCAACTCAAAGAGCTGGAGGAACAAGTTAAGACGATCCCAGTCCTAGAAATGAAAATCTGCAAACTGAAGCGGGAGAAGGAGAAGCTGATGGCGGGTTTGCAGGAGCAACCCCTGCCCGAAACGAGCGAGGCTTCTGTTTTCAGCTTTCCACCCAGGTCTCTCGGCGCAGAGGTTGCCAGGGCAAGCCAGGAGGCTCCCGCGGAACTGGAAAGGGAACTGGAGTCGGTGAAGGCTCGAGCAAGTAAAATCACAGAGTTAAGGAGACTCACTGAGAAACTGTCTGCTTCGGACAGGAACGTGCGAGCCAGCAAGGCGGCTGCCCGCCCCGCAAAGGCCGTGGAGAAAGCGTGTAAGTCTGTAGGTGTGGGCGAGGGGGTGAACATGAATGAGGCCGTGTTCTACTACCGATCTCAGAAGCCATGCCATGAGATTGCTGTTGGCCAAGAGACTGAGACCAAGGACGCTGCAGTGTGGGTTGTGGAGTCCTTGTTAGGGCTTCCAACGGAAGCAGAGAAGGAAATGGAGCTGCTGCAGCACACGATTGGCCACCAGAGAGAAGTCATCGCCATGATGGAAGGCCACTTGAAGGACGCGACTAAGGAGCTTGAGGAGTTAAGAGTAGAGGTTTGTTCCAGAAGGCCAAGAACTTTGATAGATAAGGAAATAATGGCCAAGCCTCAGATGGTAGAAGCACACGCAGAGGCTGCGGTACCAATGCAGAGCCAGGGGGTGGGCAGCCACTTGGAAATGATCGATAAGGGTGTGGATTGCTCGCCAGAGATGTTGTGCATTGGAGTCAACTGCAATTTGGAAAGTAGAGAAGTTGCTGTAGGTCCAGATTCACCAGCCCTGTATGAAGAGAAGGACACCCAAGCTGATATAGAGGCAGGAATCGATGCAGCAATGGAAGAAACAGATCAAGGTGTGGCTGGTGATAAGTCTAAACAAACCCCCAATGGAGCCGGAGAAGGTGGAAACCAGGTGGACGTTGCTGAGTCTGGCGTCGCCAGTGGCACTAAGACAGCCATGCCTCAGGGAGGGACAGGGACGGTGGAAGTGGAGCAAGGGTCACGTTTAATTCCCCAGGACTCCAGGAACGGGGTGCACGAGTGTGCGAGTGCAACGCCGGAAAGGCCTCTGGAGAAGGACAGTAACGCTCCTCTGAGTCCTGGGGCTG GTGCACTGAAGTCGATCATGAAGAAGCGAGACGGGTTTCCGAAGAGCGAGGCCGAGGGCGGGAGGAAGAGCCTGCAGTTCGTGGGCGTGCTGAATGGGGA GTACGAGAGCACgtccagtgaggaggaggaggaggacagtgaaGACAGCTCCTCTGAGAAGATTTCACCCACCAGCTCTGACAGCGACGCGGAGGATGATGCAAACACCTGGGACGAGGAGATCGGTGCGAACGTGGGTGAGACTGCGAGCAGCGTGGAGGGTCCTGAGCCGGGCACAGAGCAGAGGAAGAGAAACGGGGAGCAGGGGACAGAGTGTGCACCAGCATTGGACCCCACTGAGGTGAAGGAGAA GTTTGAACTGAGCCCAAGGATGAGAGAGGCCTGCATGATTGTGAAGCACCACCTCAGCCATCCCAGTGCCGTGAAGAGCAAAGAGGTG ctggccagcagcagcatcCTTCTCCAGGAGTGGTTCCGAGTGTCCAGCCAGAAGTCCTCTGTCCCAGAGCTGGTCGCCAGCCACCTTCTGGCCTTCGCGGAGGTCTCTCCGGGGATGCTGGCCCACGTGGTCAATCTCTCGGATGGGAACGGTAACACAGCTCTCCACTACAGCGTCTCACACTCCAACTTCCAGATCGTGCAGCTGCTCCTGGACACAG GGGTTTGCAACGTTGACCATCAGAATAAAGCCGGCTACACAGCCCTCATGCTGGCAGCTCTGGCGTCGGTGGAGCACGAAGATGACATGAACGTTGTCAGGAGACTTTTCAGCATGGGAAACGTCAATGCCAAGGCGAGCCAG GCTGGCCAGACGGCGCTGATGCTGGCGGTcagccatggcaggcaggagaTGGTTGAAGCCGTGCTGGCCTGTGGGGCCGATGTCAACCTGCAGGATGAGGAGGGCTCCACAGCCCTGATGTGCGCCTGCGAGCACGGGCGACTGGAGACCGTGAGGCTGCTCCTGGCCCAGCCAGCTTGTGACATCTCCATTGTGGATAAC GATGGGAACAATGCCGTGGCCATCGCCCTGGAGGCCGGTCACAGCAACATTGCAGTATTGATGTACGCCCACCTCAACAACTCCAAGGCACAGTCACCC caggggACCCCACCGATAGCCTTGAAGAGCGCTAGCAACCTAATGAAGAAACATTAG